The Sphingobacterium bambusae genome includes a window with the following:
- a CDS encoding polysaccharide pyruvyl transferase family protein, producing MKIGIVTFHNVYNYGGMLQAYALCQFLNRDGNNCVCIDYRQPALTAKYSHRFWDVRKSIIQNVKHLVAYYLLKRDFHKEKVFNGFLKSHIPLSSEVNSLGEFANISKDFDILVSGSDQLWNPIFTGGALDPVYFLETSEKARKFAYASSAGAYQYKDAELNQIKSYLLNYERIAVREEFLKDQLDSVHNDVSVVIDPTLLLNRDRWSEIRQPIDGLPAKYVLLYTFDNNLDSIKIAKKVSLSLGIPVVSLFRVKSDVKVDYTLDSLSPQQFIELVNNADFVVTNSFHGTAFAVNFSKDFFSIYKKSNPHRVINLLKRLGLTDRVVKGVDELPNSEKWSIDYGLAQKALEEQREFASVFLKF from the coding sequence ATGAAGATAGGAATAGTTACTTTTCATAATGTGTACAATTATGGGGGTATGCTTCAGGCATATGCGCTTTGTCAGTTTTTAAATCGTGATGGCAATAACTGCGTTTGTATTGATTACAGACAACCTGCCTTGACGGCGAAATATAGTCATCGTTTTTGGGATGTTAGAAAATCCATTATACAGAATGTCAAGCACTTAGTAGCTTATTATCTTTTAAAAAGAGATTTTCATAAAGAAAAAGTTTTTAACGGCTTTCTGAAGTCCCACATACCGCTAAGTTCTGAGGTGAATTCGTTGGGCGAATTTGCGAATATATCCAAGGATTTCGATATTCTTGTCAGTGGAAGTGATCAACTCTGGAATCCGATTTTTACGGGAGGAGCATTAGATCCAGTATATTTTTTAGAAACATCAGAAAAGGCGAGAAAATTTGCATACGCGTCTAGTGCGGGTGCTTATCAATATAAAGATGCTGAGCTCAATCAAATTAAATCTTATTTGTTAAATTACGAGCGAATTGCTGTAAGAGAGGAGTTTTTAAAGGATCAGCTTGATTCTGTACATAATGATGTGTCTGTAGTGATTGACCCGACTTTGTTACTTAACAGAGATCGTTGGAGTGAAATAAGGCAGCCGATAGACGGTCTACCCGCTAAATATGTTTTACTTTATACATTTGATAACAATTTAGATTCCATTAAAATCGCTAAGAAAGTTAGTTTATCTTTGGGGATTCCTGTTGTCTCACTATTCCGTGTTAAGTCAGATGTAAAAGTCGACTATACCTTGGATAGCCTAAGCCCTCAGCAATTTATAGAGTTAGTAAATAACGCTGATTTTGTAGTGACAAATTCATTCCATGGAACTGCCTTCGCCGTGAATTTTAGTAAAGATTTTTTTAGCATTTATAAGAAATCCAATCCGCATAGAGTTATCAATTTACTCAAGCGCTTGGGCCTGACTGACAGAGTTGTAAAAGGGGTAGATGAGCTTCCGAATTCCGAAAAATGGTCAATCGACTATGGGCTAGCACAAAAAGCTTTAGAAGAGCAAAGGGAATTTGCTTCAGTTTTCTTAAAATTTTAG
- a CDS encoding glycosyltransferase family 4 protein, whose protein sequence is MQKTKIIHVVHDFLFGGIESYLYYLVQAQKYNDQLEIAILCCQDENSVANPRLKSVGVKIYYLPIKPFDLNVEKYRKVMQIVSKYDFAQLHIYKPLLLEALYRSKTAVIFTVHTAGAVRREQSFYGKSKVAFQVKQLNRCCKGVVNNSNYSQQYWLEKGVKKENNAVIYNGVGFNDSFDKDFAGNMFPEIVGNGFIVGTTSRFIGWKRVDFLIQGFAKFLSKYTDAKLLLVGDGSEMDSLKSLVSNLGIDDSVIFTGFQKQVTSFQSVMDVCVFPSVSEPFGLVAIECMHLGKPVVVMDDGGGLRELVEQVEPDLIVRDVDAMADKLYELAKKMRVGNDGGIESRISFAEQFNIFEIERKYLSYYKSLELHD, encoded by the coding sequence ATGCAGAAAACTAAGATAATCCATGTCGTTCATGATTTTCTTTTCGGTGGTATAGAGAGCTATCTCTATTACCTTGTTCAAGCCCAGAAATACAATGACCAACTTGAAATTGCGATCTTATGTTGTCAAGATGAGAATAGCGTTGCAAACCCAAGATTAAAAAGTGTCGGTGTAAAGATCTACTACTTGCCGATAAAGCCATTTGATCTTAACGTCGAAAAATATAGAAAGGTTATGCAAATAGTCTCAAAGTATGATTTTGCACAGCTTCATATCTATAAGCCTTTGTTGTTGGAAGCTTTATATCGATCGAAGACCGCTGTTATTTTTACAGTGCATACAGCGGGTGCGGTTAGGAGGGAACAATCCTTTTACGGTAAAAGTAAGGTCGCTTTTCAAGTTAAGCAACTAAACCGCTGTTGTAAGGGCGTTGTGAATAATTCTAATTATTCACAACAATATTGGCTAGAAAAAGGGGTGAAGAAAGAAAATAATGCCGTTATCTACAACGGCGTTGGTTTCAATGATAGTTTTGATAAAGATTTTGCAGGAAACATGTTTCCCGAGATCGTTGGAAATGGTTTTATTGTCGGAACTACCTCTCGCTTTATAGGTTGGAAGCGAGTGGATTTTCTCATCCAAGGCTTCGCCAAGTTTCTTAGCAAATATACCGATGCAAAACTATTGCTAGTCGGTGATGGTTCAGAAATGGATAGCTTAAAATCTCTAGTGAGCAATTTAGGAATAGATGATTCCGTAATCTTTACCGGTTTTCAGAAACAAGTCACTTCTTTTCAATCGGTAATGGATGTCTGTGTTTTTCCGTCCGTTTCTGAACCATTTGGATTAGTAGCAATAGAGTGTATGCATTTAGGTAAACCAGTTGTTGTTATGGATGATGGCGGCGGATTACGAGAATTGGTCGAACAAGTTGAACCGGATCTGATCGTACGTGATGTGGATGCAATGGCAGACAAGCTTTATGAATTGGCGAAAAAGATGCGTGTCGGAAATGATGGGGGCATAGAATCACGGATATCATTTGCTGAGCAGTTTAATATTTTTGAAATCGAGCGTAAGTATTTAAGCTACTACAAATCTTTAGAATTACATGATTAA
- a CDS encoding exopolysaccharide biosynthesis polyprenyl glycosylphosphotransferase yields the protein MHRYVQNRVLAFLKILLVLTDAVCLNIAFVVAFSLVTAYGLVDATEVMSSNYFSLWMMFNLIAVVSAMFFKLYSDNTVERLENVFRMTVRTAATLLIIFSGCTFIGHAFSGVYYFLGAVFATVLFYAAISRFLLTYVYTVLPRRLKWSKRVALIGHNDHLGPLADSFSPNNPFYSVDTIEYHDAMEKATKDEKVAQFKRYFEQVSKLGIHDVFLVSTPDMTSYSKELIMAADHQCVQLNFVPAVTASINYGNEAAEAVTMQLPVLRSHEESLSTMENRIKKRLVDLFISSMVIIFILSWLVPIIGLIIKIQSPGPIFFKQPRSGRNNKSFGCYKFRSMVINKDSGNKQATKGDKRITPIGAFLRKTNLDEFPQFINVFLGQMSVVGPRPHMLSHTEHYSQLIQHYMVRQFVKPGITGWAQVNGYRGETKEPELMAKRVEFDIEYMSNWSAMLDFKIVCMTAINMVKGEKNAY from the coding sequence ATGCATAGATATGTCCAAAACCGCGTGCTGGCTTTTTTAAAGATACTGCTTGTCTTAACCGACGCTGTATGTTTAAATATTGCCTTTGTAGTTGCCTTCTCGTTGGTAACTGCCTATGGCCTTGTAGACGCAACAGAGGTGATGAGTAGTAACTACTTCTCGCTATGGATGATGTTCAACCTTATTGCGGTCGTTTCGGCGATGTTTTTCAAGCTCTACTCGGATAATACCGTGGAGCGTTTGGAAAATGTATTCCGCATGACGGTGCGCACGGCAGCCACGCTGCTGATCATCTTTAGTGGTTGTACGTTTATCGGCCATGCCTTCTCGGGCGTGTATTACTTCCTCGGGGCGGTCTTCGCCACGGTTTTGTTCTATGCCGCAATCTCCCGATTCTTATTGACGTATGTCTATACCGTGCTACCGCGCCGCCTCAAGTGGAGCAAGCGTGTGGCGTTGATCGGGCACAACGATCACCTTGGTCCACTGGCCGATAGCTTCTCGCCTAACAATCCGTTCTACAGCGTGGATACCATTGAGTATCACGATGCGATGGAGAAAGCGACGAAGGATGAGAAGGTGGCGCAGTTTAAACGTTATTTCGAGCAGGTTTCCAAATTGGGTATACATGATGTGTTTTTGGTGAGCACGCCGGATATGACCAGCTACAGCAAGGAACTTATTATGGCGGCAGATCATCAGTGTGTGCAGCTCAACTTTGTACCGGCGGTAACGGCGAGCATCAACTACGGCAATGAAGCTGCCGAAGCAGTGACTATGCAGTTGCCGGTTTTGCGCTCGCACGAGGAGTCGCTGTCGACCATGGAAAATCGCATCAAGAAACGCTTGGTGGATCTTTTTATCTCCAGTATGGTCATCATCTTTATCTTAAGCTGGTTGGTGCCTATCATTGGTTTGATTATCAAGATACAGAGTCCAGGGCCTATCTTCTTTAAGCAGCCGCGCTCGGGACGTAATAACAAGTCTTTTGGCTGTTACAAGTTCCGCAGTATGGTGATCAACAAGGATTCGGGTAATAAGCAGGCGACCAAAGGAGATAAACGTATCACACCAATCGGGGCTTTCTTGCGCAAGACCAACTTGGATGAATTTCCACAGTTTATCAATGTATTCTTGGGGCAAATGAGTGTGGTGGGACCACGTCCGCATATGCTTTCGCATACCGAGCACTACAGCCAGTTGATTCAGCACTATATGGTGCGTCAATTTGTCAAGCCGGGAATTACAGGCTGGGCGCAGGTAAATGGTTATCGCGGGGAAACCAAAGAACCGGAATTAATGGCCAAGCGTGTGGAATTCGATATCGAATACATGAGCAACTGGTCGGCTATGCTTGATTTTAAGATTGTCTGCATGACAGCCATCAACATGGTAAAAGGGGAAAAGAACGCGTATTAA
- a CDS encoding nitroreductase family protein, which yields MNQVKNLLGKGVLVYLRVLRIYFYDLSRFYRHSNVKQLFVSEDAFKGRITILYHVIEKGLTMPETRLGFGIPVVNDLMDLLIVYSKEGKDVNILEFKHSAAVLEEYFSFHQERGFDLPKDLIDKYLDYRKVVKSEIPARQLKFTRDQYFKSKNEPFEQFALSRYSCRNYSQEEIPNDILEKCVKLAMKSPTSCNRQLNRIYVVKNKETRDEVLKLQYGNRGFGHLASTLFILTANISYFQGVNDRNESYINTGMFAMSLLNALHHYEIGACPLNWSVDHKRDQALRELLGIPDNERIGLVISCGFLPDHFEIASSPRLEVNNIAKFFN from the coding sequence ATGAATCAAGTGAAAAATTTATTAGGGAAAGGTGTACTTGTATATCTAAGAGTTCTTAGAATTTACTTTTACGACCTTTCTAGATTTTATCGTCACTCTAATGTGAAGCAATTATTTGTTAGTGAAGATGCCTTTAAAGGGCGTATAACGATTCTATATCATGTCATTGAAAAGGGCTTAACGATGCCCGAGACTCGTCTGGGCTTTGGAATTCCTGTGGTGAATGACTTGATGGATTTGCTGATTGTTTATTCAAAGGAAGGAAAAGACGTAAATATACTAGAATTTAAGCATAGTGCCGCTGTACTGGAAGAGTATTTTTCTTTCCATCAAGAACGGGGTTTTGATTTGCCTAAGGATTTGATAGATAAGTATTTGGATTACCGTAAGGTTGTTAAAAGTGAAATTCCCGCGCGTCAATTAAAATTTACTCGCGATCAATATTTTAAGTCGAAAAATGAGCCATTTGAGCAGTTTGCCTTATCCCGTTACTCTTGTCGCAATTATTCTCAGGAAGAAATTCCGAACGATATATTGGAGAAATGCGTGAAGTTAGCGATGAAATCTCCTACATCTTGCAATAGACAGCTTAATCGAATTTATGTGGTTAAAAACAAAGAAACGAGAGATGAAGTTTTAAAGTTGCAATATGGTAATCGAGGATTTGGTCATCTTGCTAGCACGCTTTTTATTTTAACAGCCAATATTTCTTATTTCCAAGGTGTAAATGATCGGAACGAGTCTTATATTAATACAGGAATGTTTGCGATGTCACTCCTTAATGCCTTACACCATTATGAAATTGGGGCATGTCCTTTAAACTGGAGTGTCGATCATAAAAGGGATCAAGCATTAAGAGAGCTCCTTGGTATTCCCGATAATGAAAGAATTGGGTTAGTCATTTCTTGTGGATTTCTACCGGACCATTTTGAAATAGCCTCATCGCCGCGTTTAGAAGTTAATAACATAGCAAAATTTTTTAATTAA
- a CDS encoding polysaccharide biosynthesis/export family protein, translating to MKDMNPKPPQVRITWLALLALFFMASCASVKNTVYFNDLPIDSVRVVKEAAAFTEPVIQADDILSITIQTIDPTTSAVANQSVALQAVGASTASNVGNQVISGFLVDKDGFINMALIGKVEVKGLTTYQARERITTLAAQYYKNPAVQVRFANYKITVLGEVMRPATYTVPNEKVSVLDALGLAGDLTIYGRRENVLLVREQNGVKELVRLNLNDSQIFQSPYFYLKQNDVLYIEPGKAKAAANNAARTQTFAIIGSIVSVLIIALTRIR from the coding sequence ATGAAAGACATGAACCCTAAACCACCACAAGTACGTATAACATGGCTTGCCCTATTAGCCTTGTTTTTTATGGCGAGCTGCGCCTCGGTAAAAAATACCGTTTATTTTAATGATTTACCAATCGACTCCGTTCGTGTTGTCAAAGAAGCCGCCGCGTTTACTGAGCCTGTTATACAGGCCGATGATATCTTAAGTATTACCATCCAAACGATTGATCCGACGACTTCTGCTGTTGCCAATCAATCTGTCGCTTTACAAGCCGTCGGAGCCAGTACTGCAAGTAATGTCGGGAATCAAGTGATCTCTGGTTTTTTAGTTGATAAAGATGGGTTTATTAATATGGCTTTGATAGGAAAAGTCGAAGTTAAAGGTTTAACTACCTATCAGGCGCGTGAACGTATTACGACCTTAGCTGCGCAGTATTACAAAAACCCGGCTGTGCAAGTACGATTTGCAAACTATAAAATCACTGTTTTAGGTGAAGTAATGCGTCCTGCTACCTATACTGTTCCTAATGAAAAAGTCTCTGTTTTAGATGCGTTAGGATTGGCTGGCGACTTAACGATTTATGGCCGACGTGAAAATGTACTCTTGGTTCGTGAACAGAATGGAGTTAAGGAGTTGGTACGTTTAAATCTAAACGATAGTCAAATTTTTCAGTCCCCTTACTTTTATTTAAAGCAAAATGACGTGCTGTATATAGAGCCAGGTAAAGCCAAGGCCGCGGCAAATAACGCTGCGAGAACGCAAACTTTTGCAATAATTGGTTCGATCGTCTCTGTATTGATCATTGCGTTAACTAGAATCAGGTAG
- a CDS encoding MATE family efflux transporter, which translates to MLTFLNGAMIITTQRYLSFYLGAGDTTVLNKIFNTSVFIHFIISVFIVVVLELLSLFLFDGFLNIPSSKNVDASWCFHLMVASTFFTINAVPYDSLINAKEDMLFDSINGLVETFLKFLAACSISYFSNNRLIVYSLLIVGITILVRISKSVWCKIKYKESGVSVVFLKERFLFKEMLSYASWNLFGSLCYVASSQGIAVVLNRFLGVGINGTYAIAQQMNSQLQSFSVIIGKALNPQIVKSEGAKDRNRMIKLALLSSKSSAILLLFIIIPLIAEINGILNIWLKTVPPQTAAFCTIILINALVNQMSTGLKASVQATGQVKLYQSVVGTTIMLIVPLAYILLSMGYSAFHILICMTMIELFSLVLRVIICNKKVGISYGLFLNEVFFRVVLVAIPPIVSIYLFTQNILFTDYRILYTAFINGIVLIVSIMVFGLKKEERDFMMSMLKGNRLKKIKVSI; encoded by the coding sequence ATGTTGACGTTTCTAAATGGAGCTATGATTATAACCACACAGCGTTACCTCTCGTTTTATTTGGGAGCTGGGGACACAACGGTATTAAACAAGATTTTTAATACAAGTGTTTTTATCCATTTTATTATAAGTGTATTTATCGTTGTAGTGCTGGAATTACTGAGTTTATTTTTGTTTGACGGATTTTTAAATATCCCATCTAGTAAGAACGTTGATGCTTCATGGTGTTTCCATCTCATGGTAGCCAGTACATTTTTTACTATAAATGCCGTGCCTTACGATTCTTTGATTAATGCGAAAGAAGATATGCTGTTCGATTCAATAAATGGATTAGTCGAGACCTTTTTGAAATTTTTAGCCGCTTGTTCTATCTCTTATTTTTCGAATAATAGATTAATTGTTTACAGTTTGTTGATCGTTGGAATTACTATACTCGTGCGAATTAGTAAATCGGTTTGGTGCAAGATTAAGTATAAGGAGTCGGGAGTCAGCGTTGTCTTTTTGAAAGAGAGATTTTTATTTAAAGAGATGCTATCCTACGCCAGTTGGAATCTTTTTGGGTCACTTTGTTATGTGGCATCAAGTCAGGGGATAGCTGTTGTGTTAAATAGATTCTTAGGAGTTGGAATAAACGGGACTTATGCTATTGCTCAACAAATGAACTCGCAGTTACAATCATTCTCAGTAATCATCGGGAAAGCGCTCAATCCGCAAATTGTTAAAAGTGAGGGTGCCAAAGATCGAAATAGGATGATAAAACTCGCACTACTATCATCAAAAAGTTCTGCAATTCTGTTGCTGTTTATTATTATTCCTTTGATTGCTGAAATAAATGGGATATTAAATATTTGGCTTAAAACAGTTCCACCTCAAACGGCTGCGTTTTGTACAATTATCCTGATAAATGCGTTAGTGAACCAGATGTCAACAGGATTGAAGGCATCTGTTCAAGCTACTGGACAAGTTAAACTCTATCAGTCCGTTGTTGGTACTACGATAATGTTAATAGTACCGCTAGCGTATATACTCTTGAGTATGGGGTATTCAGCGTTTCATATCTTAATATGTATGACCATGATTGAGCTATTTTCCCTGGTTCTTCGCGTGATTATCTGCAACAAGAAAGTTGGAATTAGTTACGGCTTATTTTTGAATGAAGTTTTTTTTCGAGTTGTTCTGGTCGCTATACCACCAATAGTTAGCATTTACCTCTTCACTCAAAATATATTATTTACCGATTATCGGATTCTATATACAGCTTTTATAAATGGAATAGTACTTATAGTTTCGATCATGGTCTTTGGACTAAAAAAAGAGGAGCGTGACTTTATGATGTCGATGTTGAAAGGGAATAGATTAAAAAAAATTAAGGTAAGCATATGA
- a CDS encoding GumC family protein yields MSREKIDWEELTAFEDKNADNKDLIRFVGRVLHNWYWFVLCGIVGLALAFLYLRYTVPTYNIHAKLLVSDDKKGGLLGENALADLSGLMGTKSSVDNEVEVLKTSDLMRQMVLAENAYIAYFRAGSVRDNPTFRSPYLIRLLSSPDSIISPIAYKIKKVADDELEFFSSDTTFKVKLGKAFDVAGVGRLTAEVVDGVVVDDTYGFSITPLRKLVDSYSNSLTVEVTNKNVSTIDLTLVNELPKRGEQLLATLIDKYVELNLHDKNVIADSTLSFINARLTEITEELAGVEDRISGYKRSTQLSDISEQSKLLLQNSADYTKSLAEIETQMSVLQAIMDNLKDKNNPRVVPSSMASQDPSFAGLISNYNELVLQRERLLLANTNDNPLVQNVNSQIANLREDMVSSVEASKRNLEFAKSKQIQMSGQITSQIQRVPTIERGYIDLARLQQIKQAQYIFLQEKWEETAIGRTANVSNSKVIDSPKAEEFPFSPKKKVIYALGLILGLIVPLGTFYLKDLLNVRINSLDDVQAKTPLPVLGAIAHSVDQDQVVVTKTSRSPIAEQFRALRTNLEFALNGGKTILFTSSMSGEGKSYVALNLAVSLALLDKKVILMELDLRKPSITSKLGLPAGKGFSHYVVRPDMRIDEIIMPSGAHENVDLIQAGAIPPNPAELLVQPRTQELMKKLLETYDYIIMDAPPVGVVTDAQLLNRYSDLCLYLVRQGYTYKEQLVIPNDLQLKGRINPIQLIVNDVQAKGGYYNNYGYGYGYGYGYGDYGQETKKKWWKFWR; encoded by the coding sequence ATGAGTAGAGAAAAAATTGATTGGGAAGAGCTGACAGCTTTTGAAGATAAAAATGCAGACAATAAAGACTTGATTCGTTTTGTCGGTCGTGTTTTGCATAATTGGTATTGGTTTGTTTTATGCGGTATTGTTGGATTAGCATTAGCGTTTCTATATTTACGTTACACAGTGCCAACATATAATATTCACGCAAAATTATTGGTCTCAGACGATAAGAAGGGAGGTCTTTTAGGAGAAAATGCCCTCGCAGATTTGTCCGGCTTGATGGGTACTAAAAGTTCCGTTGATAATGAAGTTGAGGTTTTGAAAACTTCAGATTTAATGAGACAGATGGTTTTGGCTGAAAACGCTTATATTGCCTATTTTAGAGCCGGCAGCGTACGCGATAATCCGACTTTTAGGAGTCCTTATCTGATTAGGCTTTTGAGTTCACCAGATTCTATCATTTCGCCTATTGCATATAAAATAAAAAAAGTTGCAGATGATGAACTCGAATTCTTTAGTTCTGACACAACGTTCAAAGTAAAATTGGGTAAGGCGTTCGACGTCGCAGGTGTGGGACGCTTAACTGCTGAAGTTGTCGATGGAGTAGTTGTCGATGACACATATGGATTTTCTATCACACCCCTGCGGAAATTAGTAGATAGTTACTCAAATTCTTTAACCGTTGAGGTTACGAATAAAAATGTTTCTACAATTGATCTAACATTGGTCAACGAACTTCCTAAACGAGGCGAGCAGTTATTGGCTACCCTAATAGATAAATATGTAGAGCTAAATCTTCACGACAAAAATGTAATTGCAGACTCGACACTTTCTTTTATTAATGCTCGGTTGACAGAAATTACAGAAGAGCTAGCTGGCGTTGAGGACCGGATATCGGGATATAAAAGAAGTACTCAACTTTCAGATATATCCGAGCAGAGTAAGTTGTTACTTCAAAATTCGGCTGATTACACAAAATCGCTCGCAGAGATTGAAACGCAGATGTCAGTTTTGCAAGCGATCATGGATAACTTGAAAGATAAAAATAATCCGCGAGTAGTTCCTTCGTCCATGGCTTCACAAGACCCTTCCTTTGCAGGCTTGATTTCAAATTATAATGAGCTGGTTTTGCAACGTGAGCGGCTCCTTTTAGCAAATACTAACGACAATCCACTGGTACAAAATGTGAACTCACAGATTGCGAATCTCCGAGAGGATATGGTTAGTAGCGTTGAAGCATCGAAGCGTAATTTAGAGTTTGCTAAATCAAAGCAAATACAGATGTCTGGACAAATTACTTCCCAAATTCAACGAGTACCCACAATTGAACGTGGATATATTGATTTGGCTAGGTTGCAGCAAATAAAGCAGGCACAATATATCTTCTTACAGGAGAAATGGGAGGAGACGGCCATTGGTAGAACAGCCAACGTCTCTAATTCCAAGGTGATCGATTCTCCAAAAGCAGAGGAGTTTCCATTTTCTCCCAAGAAGAAAGTCATATATGCATTAGGCTTGATTTTAGGTTTAATCGTGCCATTGGGAACCTTTTATCTTAAAGATTTATTGAATGTAAGAATTAACTCCTTGGATGATGTTCAGGCTAAAACACCTCTGCCAGTTTTAGGTGCTATTGCGCATTCTGTTGACCAAGATCAAGTAGTGGTAACTAAGACGTCTCGTTCGCCGATAGCAGAGCAATTTCGAGCTTTAAGAACGAATTTGGAGTTTGCATTGAATGGTGGAAAGACAATTTTATTTACCTCTTCTATGTCTGGCGAGGGCAAATCGTACGTCGCACTAAATCTAGCGGTCTCTCTAGCATTATTGGATAAGAAAGTGATCTTAATGGAACTTGATCTGAGAAAGCCATCTATTACTTCAAAATTAGGTCTTCCTGCTGGCAAAGGGTTTTCTCACTACGTGGTTCGTCCTGATATGCGTATTGACGAGATAATCATGCCATCTGGTGCTCATGAGAACGTCGATTTGATTCAAGCAGGAGCCATTCCGCCAAACCCAGCAGAGTTACTTGTACAGCCAAGAACACAGGAGCTTATGAAAAAGCTTTTGGAGACGTACGACTATATTATAATGGATGCTCCTCCGGTAGGAGTTGTTACTGATGCTCAATTATTGAATCGATATTCAGATTTATGCCTGTATTTAGTGCGTCAAGGCTATACTTACAAGGAGCAGTTAGTTATTCCAAATGATTTACAACTGAAAGGTAGGATAAATCCCATTCAGCTTATAGTCAATGATGTGCAAGCTAAAGGTGGTTACTATAATAACTATGGTTACGGCTATGGATATGGCTACGGTTATGGTGATTATGGACAAGAGACTAAGAAGAAGTGGTGGAAATTTTGGCGATAA
- a CDS encoding tyrosine-protein phosphatase, which yields MFNIFNKNRNNTLEWLQVDMHSHILPGIDDGCKTVEDSLNLLSRLSALGLDTFYFTPHIFQDMYPNTPESIARAFGYLQGTEAQPLLAGYAAEYMVDGHFDHRLDKEEQPLATLPGNHVLIEMSYIQESKSIEKNIFDLQIKGYQPILAHPERYVFYHENPKAIERFKDLGCLLQLNVLSVFGYYGSREKKTAKYLLDRGLIDFVGTDAHHERHIHMLERGLKKEDIKPLFKKCTIKNQSLLHCST from the coding sequence ATGTTCAATATCTTCAACAAAAACCGTAACAATACCCTCGAATGGCTGCAAGTGGATATGCATTCCCATATTTTGCCGGGCATAGACGATGGGTGCAAGACGGTGGAAGATAGCTTGAACTTGCTGTCGCGCCTATCGGCATTGGGCTTGGATACCTTTTACTTTACGCCCCATATCTTTCAGGATATGTACCCCAATACCCCCGAAAGTATTGCACGTGCCTTTGGCTACCTCCAAGGTACCGAAGCACAACCGCTACTGGCAGGCTACGCGGCAGAATATATGGTGGATGGGCATTTTGACCATCGCCTGGACAAAGAGGAGCAGCCCTTGGCTACCCTGCCCGGCAACCATGTGTTGATTGAGATGTCCTACATTCAAGAAAGCAAAAGCATTGAAAAGAACATATTCGATTTACAGATCAAAGGATACCAGCCAATCTTGGCGCATCCTGAGCGTTATGTATTTTATCACGAAAATCCTAAAGCCATAGAACGCTTTAAAGACCTTGGTTGCCTCTTGCAGCTGAATGTGCTTTCTGTCTTTGGCTATTACGGTTCACGCGAGAAAAAAACGGCTAAGTATTTGCTCGATCGCGGGCTTATCGACTTCGTCGGCACAGACGCTCACCACGAAAGGCATATTCATATGCTCGAACGCGGCTTAAAGAAGGAGGATATCAAACCGCTCTTTAAGAAGTGCACCATCAAAAATCAGTCTTTGCTCCACTGCAGCACGTAA